CCGCCCTCGCCAATCCCGTCATTTTGATGCGCCGCCGCCAATGGACGCTCGGACGCCGCTTGTTGCTCGTCACCGTCAATGGCAGTGGGCAACAGCCATACCTCGCCCCGCCATGCCCCCCGTGTGTGCGTGCCCTTCCTTTCTCTCACCTCTGGCCTCTTGGTGCTTACTTTCCCTTTCTTCCACCCGTATCAGGTAGCCACTCACTTCCTACTGATTCTGAATCCAATCTCAGGCTCGCATTACGATTTCTCACAAGATTTGACGATGAAGGGTCCCCAAGCTGCAAATTGCTGCTTAAATTCATTCATTCCAACAATACCAACCTTTCAGTTACGGCTATCTCCACCAGTTTTTGAGCATCATCGTCAAGCTAATTCCGATATACATCGCTCCATGCTCTTTTGGACCACCCGCAGCGTTCATACATTGTACTATGAATCACGGTGCAGCGAGCTCTATAATTCCGTCCTTTTTTTCCCCGAAAGCCTATCATTCTGTCTTGGTGTTGTTTGAATGTCAAATCCATGTGAACTCGAGTAATAGTAATCACTAGCATGTGTCGTGACATTTGTATCCGTATTTCAATTAAGCTATCAACCGCAACAAGATTTTTTGCTAcaaaatttttgtacaagaGTGGCTTCAGGCAAGTTATCTACCACATATAACCCTCTCGGCTCTCTTGGATCTCATCCAATGTTTCACATCTCCATTGCGTCCTCTGCCATATTCTGCAGGTCCTCCTCGGTCAGGAGCGTCTTCTTCCCGCCGCTCCCCATCTTGTCGTATGGCTGTGCCATCCTCCGGAGAAACTATTGCAGAGCAAGTGTTAGAATCACTAAAAACGAAATGCAACAAGCAACAGACCAGATATTGTCGATGCAATGCAAGGGAAAAGAGACACCACAATGCAAGCAAGGTGTACATGTGTGACATGTTGCATCCAAGCATGTGAGAACCACGGAATTTGTTTTATGAAAATTTCATGTGTTGGCTACAAAGGAATCAAGTAATTTGTTCACATGCAGTCTAGTTTCTGGAAAGTGTCATTAGCAATAACATATCTTTATCAGCTAATTTGTTCTTTAAAACTTCTAAATTACAATTGCCCAATGCAATTCAAGCTTCAAAGCACCAGTCATGGAAACTAGAGCCACAAAACATACCTCTCGAGCTATATGCAGAGCCATATCGGTGCTCAGGTTTAGGTGAGCATCGTGCAAGTGTGACAGTATCCACCCAGGCAATTTAGACCGTTTATCATGCCGACTGTACCTGTAAGAAAAAAATACCATGTAATTAGCAAACGTGAAATTTCGCATTAAACCATTATTATACCCAGGTGATTAATAATGCAGGGAATTGGGCAGAGCAAGTGTCATTACGTGTCAAGGAAGATGCAATTTTGATGGACCTTCGCCAAATATTCCATAGGACCCGAGTATTTAATTAACCAATGATTATTAAGTAAAAATTGTTTACAGAAACACAATGATCAAATGTACAATTTTTAGTCGGAAAATCCACCTTCATGCATTATATGCTTCCCAAGGATGCTACCATTTTGTTGACATTTTAATAAAGAATTTTGAACCAAAATGGACCACTACATGTCCAAACGCAAGAAAATGGGAACCCATTTTTATCAACATGTAGATTTGGTGGGTAACTGATACCACAAGATTGCTGCCAGTTCATCAACATAAGCAACTATAAATGTGGCTGCTCAGCTAAGCTAGGATTCAGTAAATTAAGTACCTCTTGTCAGCAAATATCATCATCCCATAGTCTGCTTTGGAGCGAATCACACGGCCAACACATTGGGCCGCTTGCCTCTGACATTCACGGgatttcaaaatttcaagaaattttgttagaaatattaaaaaattaaaGGTGCCAATCAAAAGGCTCTCTTGGCCCTGACAGAAACAGTGCTCTTACCAAAGCATCAAATGTCAGGAAGTCGCCCTCTTTTATCTGGAAAGTCTCTCTTAGGTACTCCAATCTAGCAAGCAATATCCTGCAAATCACATACAGACAAACGAAGGCGATTACTATGAAATGTTAAAAGTTACCACAGACTGCAGCATAGCGGTAATATTGAGTTGTTGTGCACATGCATCTAAATCACTTGTAGGCATGAACTGATGATAGCTTGGCACCAAAATCAAGGGGTACAGAAGACTGAAATTAGATGTAATAAAACTCACCGGCTAAGTGTGTACTGGAAAGGAACACCAAACATGATAACAAGTCTGCCATAGTGTCGGTCAAAATCAATACCTTCAGCAACTTTGCCCCTGCATTGAGTAAAGTTTTAGCAAGAGTAAATCAGTAGCCTAAAATGGCGGTGAtaacactttttttttaaatctcTGCCACCTCTTACATAGTCACCAAGCTGAAATTAAACATGAACTAATGACGGGAATAATtagtgtattcctccaaccctagatgggtgggtatatatagaacctatacatgggcctctatacacatgggctcaatatactccaacaccccccgcagtctgaactaccggcgcagcggtgttcaagactggacaacaagaaagctaacaccccccgcagtctgaacaaccgacgcagcggtgttcaagactggacaagatgagagtacaagtagagcacaaaagggctaagaccccccccccccccccggcagccacaactagccaccggctacgttgaggctggatcgaaactccgagaaggtcgacgagAGCAGCCCCttcgtgaagatgtcagcaaactgagaggtagtcgggacatggagtacccgaacatcgccgatggcgactgtcgcgcacgaagtgtaggtcgatctccacgtgcttcgtccgctgatgctggacggggttggtggagagatacacggcgctgacgttgtcgcagtagacgagcgtgctctttgTGAGCGggttgtggagctccgccaagagctgtcgcagccaggacgcctccgccacgccgttagcgacaccCCGGTACtacgcctcggcactggagcgggagacaaccggctgccgcttggacgaccaggagaccaggttgacgcccaggaagacggcgtagccggaggtggagcgacgagtgtccgggcagccagcccagtcagcgtcggtgtagaccaccagctcagcagtggacgagcggtgaagtaccaggccgaggtccacagtgccacggacgtaccggaggagatgcttcagcgcagcaaggtgtgactcccggggatcatgcatgtggagacagacctgctgaacagcgtaggtgaggtccggcctggtgaagatgaggtactgcaaagcgccggccagactccggtaggctgtaggatcagccaccggatcacccagatcagcagacagcttcgcctgagtgtcgactggagtggagcagggcttgcaatcagtcatcccagccagCTCCAaaatatcgagggcgtactgccgctggtgcaggagaagaccagacgggcgaggctcaacagtgacgcccaagaagtggtggagctgaccaaaatccttcatagcgaactcctgctgcagagagaagatgacactctgaagcaactgctgactggaagctgtgagcacaatgtcatcgacatatagcagcagatatgccgtctcatccccacggcggtagatgaagagagacgtgtcagacttggcctcggtgaaccccagtgtcagcaagaacgtggcgaaccgagagtaccaagcccgtggagcctgcttcagtccatagagagacttgttgagccggcagaccatatctggacgactcaagtccacaaatcccgcaggctgagagcagtaaacagtctctgacaaggtgccgtgaagaaaagcattcttcacgtccagctggtgcacaggccaagtgcgcgagagcgcaagcgagaggaccgtgcgcaccgtagcgggcttcacgaccgggctgaaagtctcatcatagtccacaccgtAGCGTGCTCTGATACCATAATGACGGGAATAATtagtgtattcctccaaccctagatgggtgggtatatatagaacctatacatgggcctctagatgggcctctatacacatgggctcaatatactccaacatgAACAAACAGCGAATTTTGAATAATACTTTCTGATTGGAAAATGATACATTGCGAACCAACCTGGCAACAGAGAAGAAAACAGCACCTCTTCCACAGTCACACGCCTTTCTGTAGTTATCAAGAGCCAAAGTTGTCTCGACGACATCTGGAGTTTCGATGAATACTAATTTATGTTGCATGATGTCCTGCAACATTGTAACAACAAGTTTTAGTTCCTGGGAACtctcacacatatatattatctgGGATAAAATAGGAAATCATAAAATTATCCTTGAGAACAAAGTAAAAATATTAAGGACTTGGGATGCAATCAAGAAGGACACCATGTGGAAGCTATAAAATTTCATGTCATCCCTTATTAAATTATATAACAAATGACTACCATATCTTTGGTGGACAACACAAGTGACTAGTATATCTTTTTTAGATAACAAAGTTGCACATACATCAGGATATTCTTTGTCAAAAATCTACAAACTAAATATCTAGCACCAAATGTAATAACTAAAGCAACAATATCCAGTTCCATATGCATATTGCTGGTGCAGTAAATAATTAGATGGTGTCTATATGAGTGCAATACAGGTCAAAAACTTAGGTTTAATATGAACCCAGGTCAATGGATAACTCAACTCTTGTATCAATACATAGTTGTATGGAAAATCCAGAACATGTTTTGGAAATATTGCATCAGATACTTATAAACCATAACATATTTTACTAGAATTCATGGTGTTCTAGAGGAGCTGCGCGACAGTCAGTCCACAAACTTGCAGAACTGCATACGATTACACAATTAGAGTCATTGCCAGTTAGCTGTAGTACACTTTTTATCTGAATTGTAGCAACTCTATGAAAGAATAATGTCAGGTGAAAGAAATAACCTGCAGAATTCCCATTTCGTGCCAGCTGTTGACAATACCATCCATATAGGAGTAACTGACAAAAAAGCAAACTATGCCATCTGGAACAGCAGAAGCCATTTCCAGCAAGAGGCGGCCATAATTCCTCACCACACCAGGATCACTACGCATATCAAACTTTGTACTAACAGGTAGCTGATCACTGAAAATGATGTAAGGATTAGCACAATGAAATTGTAGAAACAACTGAAGTGCTCCGATAAGCGTCATATGATTCTCAGAAATGAAAAGTATCATTTACAAAAACTGGAAAATGCTGACAATACTAGCATATGAACAATCAGACatgctacatttttttttgaaataaaacagACATGCTACATAACATTCTGATATATGAACTATGAAGTTCAAGTGGGACCAGTTCATACCTTCCTCGAGTCAAGACCATGGGACAAATACAATCCCTTGTTAAGGACATTGTGAAACTTCTGCTTATAACAGGATTAAAATTCAAGAGACGAGGATAAAGATCAATTGGGCTGAGAGTTCCAGAAGTGATCACAACTGTTTCAAAACGATCAAAAACAGGTCTTACTGCGAGTGAAGCATCATGACAGCTTAGCTGCAACACATACAAGCTCATTAGCACATTAATGAAGCAGTTTGGTTACAATGGCATCATGATCACCAAGATTAGGGTGGATACCTGAATCACAGGATCACGAATGTCAGGCATTCTTTCGTCATATGGTTCTATTATTATGGAAAAGCCTCGTGTGTAAGTTCCAATCAATGTGGCAAAGTCGCAGATGGTCTGAATGTGCATGAACTCATCTTTATCGGTTATCTCTAGTGTCATCATTAAGGAGTGTAGCCGGTCATAACAAAACCTGAGCATTTTCTGGTCGATTCCAGCCTGGGAGTGGATTGACGCAACGAAGGCAACGGGCATTTCATTCTCAACGTTTTCTGTTTCCAGTCGTCCATCGAGGAATCTCACAAGCCGCCGCAATACAGCAAGGAAATGCTCAGCCCTCCTTATGTTTCCGGGAACAGCTTCCTTCAGAATGTCATCAGGCAGAGCCGGATTGGCAAGCCAAGCATCCGATACTTCATCACAAGAAGCATATTAGTGTGAGTTATCTGCGGAAGGCCACAATTGACAGTGCTAAATGCAGGAATGGTAGTGAGGAAAAGCAATACTCACTTGGTAGATTTCCCCTCTGCGCCAGCCCATCCACCAGTCTGTTGTACTCAGCACGAAGCCTATTGGCATCAGTGGCCTTGAACCTTCCTACCAAATATAGCAGTTAGCAAGCAAGCTTCAATTACCCATCACAATGTTGGATCCTTTTGAAGACATTCATTGTTCAGTAACTACTAGTGGCTGAACTGAAGCTTCTCCAACAATGGAGGATAGTACCTGTCAATCTCTTGCGAGATACGCCGCAGGTTCCGCTCAGCGCCTTCCAGCGTCTGCTTGCGGATGCTGACGCTCAGTGCCTCAATGCATACATTGTCAATGTTGTGAGCCTCATCAAACACGACCACGCACTCCTTCTGCATCTCCCTTGACACAATGCTGGCCACCTTGGGGTCGAGCAGATACTGGTAGCTATAGACCACAACATTGGCGTACTTGACCATCTGCCTGGCGAGGAAGTAGGGGCAGATCCGCCGCTGCCTACCCAGCGCGCGGAGGTCAGCGAGGGTGTACACCCCGGGCGGCATGAGGGAGGCGAGgtcccctccggcggcggcgcggtcgaaCGTCTCGTAGAACTCGCACAGCGGCGTGGACTCCGGGTCGGATGCGGCCCTCTCGCGGACCCAGGAGGCCGTGAGGCGTCGGCACGCGGTGTCGACGGAGTcccgggccgccgcggcggatgCCTGCGGGTGGACGCAGAGGTTCTTACGCGAGGAGAGGCCGAGCGCGAGGAGGGAGCGGGAGGCGGCAGGGGGCAGGTGGGCGAAGaggaggcggagctcggcgaggGTCTTCTCCATCTCGTGCACGGTGCGCGTGCAGTAGATGAGGCGGAGCGGGCGGGACGGGTTGGCGAGGGAGTAGGAGGTGATGAGGGAGATGAGCGCCGCCGTCTTGCCGGTGCCCGTGGGCATCTCGAGCAGCGCGTGGCCGCGCGCGTCGAGGGCGCGCTTGAGCTCCCCCATGTACGCGTGCTGTTCCGGGTAGATCGCCGCGTATGGGAAGTGCACCGGCATGCCATCCAGGTCGAACCGCATCGCGGCGGCGAGAAGAGAGCGCGCGCTTGGGCAGCAGGGGTTGGATGGAGTCGCCGGAGCcggtgcccgcgccgccgccgcctcgggaaGGAGAGCACGGGAGGTGGGGGGGAAGTGCCCGCGGGCCGGGTGCGTGGAGACGAGCCGAGGGAGGCGAAGATACGGTGGGCTTCGTGATAAGTAGTTTCTTGGGCCGGGCCCGGCCGGGCCGACGGCAGTACCTTCTCCTGCTATTCTTCTTGTTATGGGCCTGGACACCCTCGATCTGCCTCTCTCGCTCCTGTTTCTCCACTAGTACcgtatctcaaaaaaaaaagtgttcaTCCTAGCTGTTCATCCACCTGATCAAATTGCTCGCCATAAGGCTGACTCCAACAACAAAGAGGCAAATAGAAATTGCCTTGTGTGTACAGTGGTTGAAACAGGGCATTTTTTGTGGTGTCTCCAACAGTTGGAGAGGCAAATGCATTCGAGGAAAGGCCACTGCCGAGCTGTGACCGCttccgccgccgagctccgccagcGCTCGACCTgcgtgccgccgcccccgcacTCCGCTCGCCCTGCCGGCCATCCGCCCGCGCTCGACCAGCGTGCCGCTCGCCCCGGGCATCGCCCTGCTCCTTTTCCTCTGCTCGGGACGGGCCAGCTACGCGGCGGGAGAAGGCGCCGGGAGGACCCGTCTGGATCTCCAGCCATGgagcctccgcctcgccgccgcagggAGGTGGCAGGGGAGCCTGTCCGCCTACACCgttcgccgccatggccccgcgcggGCCATCACCACCGCAGGCTCCGCGCGGAGGAGGTCGCCGCCATCGTGGCCCGTGCGGAGGAGGCCGGGCCGCCGCGTCGAATCGAGGGAgaagccgcgcccgccgcgatAATGCTGGGGCGTCGTGGCCCGCCAGCGTGGCCCAGgcggtgctcgccgtcgcccgaggggagagggaggggccggTGAAGCGGGGGGGGCTAGGTGGCGGAGCTCCGTGGACGAGGTGGAAGGGCGCGGTCGTCACGAGGAGCAAGGGTGCGGCTGGTACTGGAGTTCCGGCGTGCGCTTcagagctccgccgcggccgagcTCGACGGcatggagaggagggagggagagagaaggggccggcggcggagaaggcagAGGAGAAGGGGGCAGCGACCGTTCCGGCGCAAATCGACTGCTGCCATCGCCGGCCTCTGCTCCCAGCCTGGTGCGCCCCCTCCCGCCCTCCTCGCAGCTGGCgtcgcccctcctccctgcgcccGGAGCTCGCTCCTCCCCCGGGCCCCGGCCGAGCTCCctgccccctccctctccctccccgcggATGCATCTCTCTCCTCGAAGGCAATTTGCCTTCCGCGCTTGCCTCCTCCGTTGGAGGAATTCCCTCGTGTGAACAGTGACAAGCGAAGAGGCAAAAATGCTTACGTCTCCTCTGTTGAAGTCAATCTAATTGTAGAAGAGGGTGACGGTAAAAATCAGGTGCCGAGATTAAACGCCATGGATTCTCTGAAGTACCCAATGCAAGTTAGCAAAATACTGTAGCGGTAACTTTTGGTGTGCTCCTAGCTGTTCATCCACAGATGGGGATGAGATCCATGGCTACCTATGCTACAGCGAATTGATAAACAGTTGAATCACAACAGTGCTCTGCTACAGTAAGAAACATCAGGCTACTGTTCGCGCAGACACATTTTACTGTTGGTTTTGGTGGCTTTCCTTCGGCACGTTAGACAAGTTGGACCGGAGATAAAAAACATCAAAGTGATTATATCTGGTACCATACTACCATTATGAAATC
The nucleotide sequence above comes from Panicum virgatum strain AP13 chromosome 3K, P.virgatum_v5, whole genome shotgun sequence. Encoded proteins:
- the LOC120697410 gene encoding general transcription and DNA repair factor IIH helicase subunit XPD-like translates to MRFDLDGMPVHFPYAAIYPEQHAYMGELKRALDARGHALLEMPTGTGKTAALISLITSYSLANPSRPLRLIYCTRTVHEMEKTLAELRLLFAHLPPAASRSLLALGLSSRKNLCVHPQASAAAARDSVDTACRRLTASWVRERAASDPESTPLCEFYETFDRAAAGGDLASLMPPGVYTLADLRALGRQRRICPYFLARQMVKYANVVVYSYQYLLDPKVASIVSREMQKECVVVFDEAHNIDNVCIEALSVSIRKQTLEGAERNLRRISQEIDRFKATDANRLRAEYNRLVDGLAQRGNLPISDAWLANPALPDDILKEAVPGNIRRAEHFLAVLRRLVRFLDGRLETENVENEMPVAFVASIHSQAGIDQKMLRFCYDRLHSLMMTLEITDKDEFMHIQTICDFATLIGTYTRGFSIIIEPYDERMPDIRDPVIQLSCHDASLAVRPVFDRFETVVITSGTLSPIDLYPRLLNFNPVISRSFTMSLTRDCICPMVLTRGSDQLPVSTKFDMRSDPGVVRNYGRLLLEMASAVPDGIVCFFVSYSYMDGIVNSWHEMGILQDIMQHKLVFIETPDVVETTLALDNYRKACDCGRGAVFFSVARGKVAEGIDFDRHYGRLVIMFGVPFQYTLSRILLARLEYLRETFQIKEGDFLTFDALRQAAQCVGRVIRSKADYGMMIFADKRYSRHDKRSKLPGWILSHLHDAHLNLSTDMALHIAREFLRRMAQPYDKMGSGGKKTLLTEEDLQNMAEDAMEM